In Oxalobacteraceae bacterium OTU3CINTB1, the sequence AAGACGCGCGGCGACGATATCGACGCCGCCTGCGGCCAGCTGGCCGGCGAAGTCCAGGACCGCACCAAGGTGGCGCAGCGGATGGAAAAGATGGCCGAGTACCAGCAAAAGTTCGGCGCCAATTTCGGCAAGATCGTGGAGATCACTTCCTGATGACGCTCCTGGCGCAGCGTAGCCGGCGGCTTGTCGCGCTCGGGTTGATCCCGGCGCTGGCGGGGACGTTGGCCGGCTGCGCCTCGGGGCCGGAACGCGGCAACAGCGGCCAGGCCGAGCTGACCACCGCGTCGGACCAGACCAGCGCCCAGCGCAAGGTCGAGATCCGCATGCAGCTGGCGGTCGGGTACTACGAGCAGGGCCAGTACCCGTTCGCGCTCGACGAGGTCAAGATGGCGCTGCTGGCCGATCCGCAGTACGCCGACGCCTATGGCATGCGCGGCCTGATTTACCAGGCCATGGGAGAGAACGGCTTGGCCGAGGATAACTTTGTCCGCGCGCGCAAACTCGCGCCGGGCAATCCGGATCTGGCCAACAATTATGGTTCTTTCCTGTGCCAGAACGGCCGGGTGGCGGAGGCGATGCCACTGTTCGATACGGCGCTGGGCAACCGCAGCTATCGTTCGCCGGCGTCGGCCGCGAACAACGCCGGGTCCTGCGCGCTGAAGACCAAGGATTACGCCAGCGCGGAGCGTTATCTGCTGCAAGCCTTGCAGTTGACGCCCGACCTGCCGGCCACCAACGCCAATCTGGCGCGGGTATATTTTGAAAAGCGCGATTATGTGCGCGCCAATTTCTTCATTACCCGTCTGAACAAGGTGGCAAAGATGGAGAGCCTGACGGCCGATGTGCTGTGGCTCGGGATTAAGGTGCAGCATAAGGTGGGCGACAAGGGGGCTGAAGATGGTTGGGCGACGCAATTGCGCCGCCTCCACCCCGGCTCGACCGAATATGCTGCTTATCAACGTGGGGCGTTTGATGAGTGAGACAGGGATACCAATGAATTCAGAGTGGGCAGAACCGCCGAAAAAAGACCAGGGCAGCACCAGCCTGGCCACGCCCGGAGCACAACTGGCCGCCCAGCGCGAAGCGATGGGCATGTCGGTGGAACAGATCGCCGACCAGCTCAAGCTGGCGCCGCGCCAGGTCGTCGCGCTTGAAACGGGCGACTACGCCTCCTTGCCGAACATGGCGGTGGTGCGTGGTTTCGTCCGCGCCTACGCCAAGGTCGTCAAGCTGGACCCGACGCCGCTGGTGGCGATGATCGCGGTGATCTCGCCGACCAGCCCCGAGGCCGCGCCGCCGCGCACCCAACGGGCCGCCGAGTTTTCGGAGTCACGCTTCCCGCTGATGACCGACCGTTCGTCCGGCCGTGGCGGCTGGATCGTGGGCGCCGTGGTGGTGGCCGCCGCGTTGATCGGCGGCGGTGTGTACGCCTACCAGAGCGGGTTGATCTCGACCTCGATGTTCGAGCGCGCCAGCGGTGATTCCGCCGCCAGCGCCGTGACCGAGCTGCCCAAGCCGATCGATTCGACCATGCCGCTGGAGACCACCCTGGTCAAGCCGGGCCAGGAAACGGCGCCGCTGCAGTCGCCGAACGTGCCGCTGATTTCGGTGCCGCCGCCAGGCACGTCGACCAACCCGGCCGACGCCGCGAGCGCGCCTGCGGGCAGCGCCACCGCGCCAGCTGGCGCGACGACCACCACCACCACCACCACGCCAGCGACCGGCGCGCCGGCCGCGCAGGTGCTGCCGCCGGCAGCCGCTCCGGCCGCCGCCACCGGCACCCAGTTGGTGCTGGAAGTGACGGCCGATTCGTGGGTGGAGATTCGCCGTCCGGGCACCAAGCCGCTGATTTCGCGTCTGGTCAAGGCCGGCAGCACCGAGACCTTCGACATCAAGGATCCGGCGCTGCTGATCGTCGGCAAGCCGGATGGCGTGAAAGCGACCTTGGGCGGCGCGCCATTGGCGCTGCCACCGGTCGCCGGCGGGACGATCTCCCGCGTGAATATCAAGTAAATTGAGTCATTAATTAGCCAGCACGAGCAAACAGTCATGTCTTCTACGCAAACAGCTATTCCTTCGGGACCGTCGAACCGCCGCGCCAGCCGCAGCGTGCTGGTCGCGCACGGCCAGCGCAAGATCTGGGTCGGCGGCGACGCGCCCGTGGTGGTGCAGTCGATGACCAACACCGACACCGCCAACGCGATCGAGACGGCGATCCAGATCCGCGACCTGGCGCGCGCCGGTTCGGAGCTGGTGCGCCTGACGGTGGACCGTCCGGAGGCCGCCGAGGCGGTGCCGTACATCCGCGAACAGCTGGACAAGATGGACGTCGACGTGCCGCTGGTGGGCGACTTCCACTACAACGGCCACACGCTGCTGAACGATTATCCGGAGTGCGCCAAGGCGCTGTCGAAGTACCGCATCAATCCGGGCAACGTCGGCAAGGGCGCCAAGCGCGATACGCAGTTCGCGCAGATGATCGAAGTGGCCGCGCGCTACGACAAACCGGTGCGCATCGGCGTCAACTGGGGCAGCCTGGATCAGGCGCTGCTGGCGCGCATCATGGACGAAAATGCCGGCCGCGCCGAACCGTGGAGCGCGCAGGCGGTGATGTACGAGGCGCTGATCACCTCCGCCATCGAGAATGCCGTGCGCGCCGAGGAACTGGGCCTGGGCCGCGACAAGATCATCCTGTCGTGTAAAGTCTCGGGCGTGCAGGACTTGATCGCCGTCTACCGCGAGCTGGCCAAGCGCTGCGACTATCCGCTGCACCTGGGCCTGACCGAGGCCGGCATGGGCAGCAAGGGCATTGTCGCCTCGACGGCGGCGCTGTCGGTGCTGCTGCAAGAGGGCATCGGCGATACCATCCGCATCTCGCTGACGCCGGAGCCGGGCGGCGACCGCACCAAGGAAGTGGTGGTGGGCCAGGAGATTTTGCAGACCATGGGCCTGCGCAAATTCACGCCGATGGTGATCGCGTGCCCGGGTTGCGGCCGCACCACCTCGACCACCTTCCAGGAGTTGGCGGACAATATCCAGACCTATCTGCGCGACTCGATGCCGGAGTGGAAAAAGACCTATCCGGGCGTGGAGGCGATGAACGTGGCCGTCATGGGCTGCATCGTCAACGGTCCGGGCGAATCGAAGCACGCCAACATCGGCATCAGTTTGCCGGGCACCGGCGAATCGCCGGCGGCGCCGGTGTTCGTCGACGGCGCCAAGTTCGCGACCCTGCGCGGTGAGCGCATCGTCGAGGAATTCCAGGAAATCGTACTGAATTACGTCAAGAAGAACTACGGTAACTCCGTCGCAGCCGTTTAAAAAGAATTGAAGAAGATCGAAATGTCCGAAAACAAAAAAGCTGAAAAGATCACCGCCGTCAAAGGCATGAACGACATCCTGCCGACCGATTCGCATCTGTGGCAGCTGTTTGAAAACACCGCGCAATCGGTCGTGCAAAGCTACGGCTTCCAGCAGATCCGCACGCCGATCGTCGAAGACACCGCGCTGTTCAAGCGCGCCATCGGCGCCGTGACCGATATCGTCGAGAAGGAAATGTACTCGTTCACCGATTCGATGAACGGCGACGAGCTGACCCTGCGCCCGGAAGGCACGGCCGGCGCGGTGCGCGCGGTGATCGAGCACAATCTGGTCTACGAAGGCCCGAAGCGCCTGTGGTACACCGGCCCGATGTTCCGCCACGAGCGTCCGCAGCGCGGCCGCTACCGCCAGTTCTACCAGTTCGGCTGCGAAGCCGTCGGCTTCAACGGCCCGGACGTCGACGCCGAATTGATCATGATGTGCCGCCGCCTGTGGGATGACCTGGGCCTGGAAAACATCCGCCTCGAACTGAACTCGATCGGCGACGTCGAAGAGCGCGCGCGCCACCGCGTCGACCTGATCGCCTACCTGGAAAAGCACGAAGACATCCTCGACGCCGAAGCCAAGCGCCGCCTGCACACCAACCCGCTGCGCATCCTGGACACCAAGAATCCGGCGATGCAGGAGATGGTCAATGGCGCGCCCAAGCTGATGGAATACCTGGGCGAGGAATCGCTGGCCCACTTCAACGGCGTGCGCAAGATCCTCGACCACAACAACATCCCGTACGTGATCAACAACCGCCTGGTGCGCGGCCTCGATTACTACAACCGCACCGTGTTCGAATGGGTCACCGACGCACTGGGCTCGCAAGGGACCGTGTGCGCCGGCGGCCGTTACGATCCGCTGATCGCGTCGTTCGGCGGCAAGCCGACACCGGCCGTCGGTTTCGCCATGGGTATCGAACGACTGCTGGAGCTGATGAAGGAAGCCGGCGAGCCGGAACAGCCTAACCAGTGCGACGTCTACCTGGTGCACCAGGGCGAGGCCGCACAGCTGCAAGCCTTCGTGCTGGGCGAACGTATCCGCGACGCCGGCCTGGATGTCGTCATGCACGCCTCGACCGCCAACGGTCCTGGCAGTTTCAAGACGCAGATGAAAAAGGCCGACGGCAGCGGCGCCTCGTTCGCCGTCATCATCGGCGAGGACGAAGTGGCCAACCACACCGCCACCGTCAAGGCGATGCGCGCGGAGGAGGGCGACATGCAGCAATCGACGGTGCCGTTCGACGACGCCGTCGACTTCCTGGTCGACCAGATCACCGGCAGCGGCGACCACCACCACCACGTGCACGACGAGCATTGCAATCACTAACCGGTTGCACTAAGCGACGTTTTTTTAACGCATTCATTAATCCTCTAGCAGACGAACTGACATGGCATACGATCTCGAAGAACAAGAACAACTCGCTACTCTTAAAGCTTGGTGGGAAAAATACGGCAACCTGACCTCGTGGGTGCTGATCGCCTGCCTGGCCGCCTATTCCGCCTGGGCGGGTTGGAACTACTATCAGCGCAACCAATCGAACCAGGCCTCGGCGCTGTACGAAGAACTGCAAACGGCCGTGCAAGCCAAGGACAACGTCAAAGTGCTGCGCGCCGCCGGCGACATGGAGTCGAAATTCGGCAGCACCACCTACGCGCCGATGGCCGCGCTGGTGGCCGCCAAGAGCAGCTTCGACGCCAACGACGTCAAGTCGGCCAAGGCGCAGCTGCAGTGGGCGATCGACCATGGCGGCGACGAGTTCAAGGCCCTGGCCAAGATTCGCCTGGCCGGCATCCTGCTGGACGAAAAAGCCTATGACGACGCGCTGAAGGCGTTGTCGGGCGACGTGGCGCCGCAATTCGCCGGTGCCATCGCCGACCGCAAGGGCGACATCCTGGCCGCGCAGAACAAGATCGCCGAAGCCCGCGCCGCTTACCAGGCCGCGCTGGACGCGACCGACAAGAAGAACCCGGGCCGCCAGCTGATCCAGCTGAAGTTCGAGGCCATCGGCGGCTCCGTGCCGGCCGACGCCAAAGACGCCAAAAGCGCCGCCTAAATAAGTCATGCCGCAAGGGCGCCGCGGCGCCCGCTTAGCTCTCCAGATCAAGGTTAAAAAATGCGTATTACCGAAAAAGTTATTGCTGCAAGTGTGTTCGCGATGTTGGCCGGTTGTTCCTTGTTTGGCTCGAAAGACACCAAGAACCAGCCGGCGCCGCTGGTGGAGCTCAAGGGCGGCATGGTGCCCAAGACCGTTTGGAAGTACTCGATGAACAAGGCCGGCACCGCCGTCTTTACGCCGGCCGTCGTCGGCGAGAGCGTCTACGTGGCCGACGGCGACGGCGTGCTGGCGCGCCTGGACGCGGCCACCGGCAAGGAAGCCTGGCGCATCAAGACAGGCGTCGATCTGACCGCCGGCGTGGGCAGCGATGGTGAAACCATCGTCGTCGGCGGCAAAAAAGGCGTGATCCTGGCGTACGACGCCAACGGCAAGGAACTGTGGAAGGGCCAGGCCAGCAGCGAAGTGCTGTCCTCCCCGGTGGTGGGCGGCGGCGTGGTGGTGGTGCGCAGCGTCGACAACCTGATCACCGCGTACGACGCCAAGACCGGCGCCAAAAAATGGAACGTGACGCGCACCACGCCGGCCCTGACCCTGCGCAATGCGCCGGGCATGACGATCAACGGCCCTAACGTGTACGTCGCCCAACCGGGCGGCAAACTGCTGGTGCTGGCCCTGGCCGGCGGTCTGCAGCGCTTCGAACTGGTGGTGGGCGAGCCGCGCGGCGCGACCGAACTGGAACGGGTGACCGACATCGCCGGCACCCCGGTGATCTTTGAAAAAGATGTTTGCGCCGTGTCGTACCAGGGCCGCGTGGCCTGCTTCGACGCCACCACCGGCGCGCCGCACTGGAGCAAGCCGACTTCGTCCGACGTGGGCGTGGCGGTGGATCAGCGTTTTGTATTCGTCTCCGACGACAAAGGCGAAGTTGCCGCCTATAGCCGCGAAAGCGGCGGCAACGCCTGGAAGAACGACAAGCTGTCGTATCGCCGCCTGTCGACCCCCGTGTCGTTCGGCCGCGCTGTGGCAGTCGGCGACTACCAGGGTTACGTCCACTTCCTGTCGCGGGAAGATGGTTCGTACATAGGTCGTGCCGCGACCGACGGAAGCCCGATCCAATCGGACCCCGTCATCGCCGGCGCGAATTTGATTTTTCAAACCCAATCAGGGACAGTGACCGCTCTCGCGGTCGAGTAATACAATGAAGCCGGTAATCGCACTAGTGGGTCGACCCAATGTAGGGAAATCGACCTTGTTTAATCGTCTGACCCGCTCGCGCGATGCGCTGGTGGCGGACTTGCCTGGGTTGACGCGAGATCGTCACTATGGCGAGGGCCGTGTCGGCGAACGTCCCTTCCTCGTCATCGACACGGGCGGCTTCGAGCCGGTCGCCAAGGAAGGCATCATGCATCAGATGGCCAAGCAGACCAAGCAGGCCGTGGCCGAAGCCGACATCGTCGTCTTCCTGGTCGACGGTCGCCAGGGCCTGACGCCGCATGACAAAACCATTACCGACTTCCTGCGTAAAAGCGGCCGTCCGGTCATGCTCGTCGTGAACAAGTCCGAGGGCATGCGCTACACCGCCGTCGTCGCCGACTTCTACGAGCTGGGACTGGGCGAGCCTTACTCGATCTCGTCGGCCCACGGCGACGGCGTCGCCGACCTGGTGGAGGAGGCGCTGAACCTGGCCTTCGCCCAGCGTCCGGAAGACCCGGAGGAATTGGACAAGGCCGACCACGGCATCAAGATCGCGCTGGTGGGCCGCCCCAACGTGGGCAAGTCGACCCTGATCAACACGCTGGTCGGCGAAGAGCGCGTCATCGCTTTCGACATGCCAGGCACCACCCGCGATTCGATCGAGATTCCGTTCGAGCGCGAAGGCAAGCAGTACACCTTGATCGACACGGCCGGTATCCGCCGCCGCGGCAAGGTGTTCGAGGCGATCGAGAAGTTCTCGGTCGTTAAAACGCTGCAGTCGATCTCCGAGGCCAACGTGGTCGTGCTGATGCTCGACGCCCAGCAGGACATCTCCGAGCAGGACGCCCACATCGCCGGCTTCGTGCTGGAGACGGGCCGCGCGCTGGTGATCGCCGTCAACAAGTGGGACGGCCTGCGCACTGACGAGCGCGACGAGATCAAGATCGATATCGACCGCAAGCTCGACTTCCTGTCGTTCGCCAAGATGCACTTCATCTCGGCGTTGAAGTCGCAGGGCATCGGTCCACTGATGAAGTCGGTCGATGCGGCCTACGCCGCCGCCACGGCCAACTTGTCGACGCCGAAGCTGACCCGCGCGCTGATCGAGGCGGTGGAAAAGCAGGAGCCGCGCCGCAAGGGTTCGATCCGTCCGAAGCTGCGCTATGCGCACCAGGGCGGCATGAATCCACCGGTGATCGTTATTCACGGCAACGCCTTGGACGCCGTCGGCGAGCCCTACAAGCGTTACCTGGAAAAACATTTCCGGGACACGTTCCAGCTGGTCGGCACGCCGTTGCGCATCGAGCTGCGCACCGGTAAAAATCCGTTCTCCAAGACGCCGGCTAAATAAGAAAAAAATAAGAGAATTTTGGCGCTTTTGTACGGGACTCCCCTGCAAAAATTGTCAAAACAGGTTACAGTGGCTTAGAAGCACCATTCCCGGCGTGGCGAGCGGTGTTTCAGCGGAAATCATTTGACTTTCGCTGGGCCACGTACTTGAAATCGCACTTGAAATTAAGCGTTTCGCCTCCAATTCCAACACAACAACATAAAATGGAGCTGTTATGAGCAACAAAGGGCAACTGTTACAAGACCCATTCCTCAATGCCTTGCGCAAAGAGCATGTTCCTGTCTCGATCTATCTGGTCAACGGCATCAAGCTGCAGGGCCACATTGAATCGTTCGATCAGTACGTCGTACTGCTGCGCAACACCGTTACCCAGATGGTGTACAAACACGCCATCTCCACGGTAGTGCCGGCCCGCGCCGTCAATCTCAACATTGAATCCGAAGCGGAATAAGCGCTTGCATCTCGGCTTCTTTCCAACTTGCCTGACCGTCTTATGCGCGCAGCTCTAGTCGGTATCGATTTCGGTCAGGGCGACTTTGCCGCCAGCGTCGAGGAACTGCAACTGCTGGCCCGTTCAGCAGGCGCGGAGCCTGTCACGACGATCACGGCAAAGCGTTCCTCTCCTGACGCGGCGTATTTCGTTGGCAGCGGCAAGGCCGACGAGATCGGTCTGGCCGTGCTCGATCACGCCATCGAAATCGTCATCTTCAACCACGCGCTGTCGCCGGCCCAGCAACGCAACCTGGAAAAGCGCCTGCAGATCCGGGTGCTCGACCGTACCAGCCTGATTCTCGACATTTTCGCCCAGCGCGCCGCCTCCCACGAGGGCAAGCTGCAGGTGGAACTGGCGCAGCTGCAGCATCTGGCCACGCGCCTGATCCGCGGCTGGACCCACCTTGAACGGCAAAAGGGCGGTATCGGCTTGCGCGGTCCGGGTGAGACGCAGCTTGAAACCGACCGCCGATTGATCGGCGAGCGGGTCAAGGCTCTGCGCGCGCGCCTCGGCAAGCTGCGCAAGCAGCACGAGACGCAGCGCCGTTCGCGTGGACGCAGCCAGACGTTCTCGGTGTCGCTGGTCGGCTATACCAATGCCGGCAAATCGACCCTGTTCAACGCGGTGACCAAGGCTGGCGTCTACGTCGCCGACCAGTTGTTCGCGACGTTGGACACGACCTCGCGCCGCGTCTACATGGGCCAGGAAGTGGGCAACGTGGTGTTCTCGGACACGGTCGGTTTCGTGCGCGAGCTGCCGCACCAGCTGGTGGCGGCGTTCCGCGCCACGCTGGAAGAGACCATTCACGCAGATTTGCTGCTGCACGTCGTCGACGCCTCGTCGCCGGTGCGCATGGAGCAGATCGAGCAGGTCAACCTGGTGCTCAAGGAGATCGGCGCCGATCATATTCCGCAGATTTTGGTGTGGAACAAGATCGACGCGGCCGGCCTGGAGCCGTCTGTGGAAAGGGATGAATATGCTAAAATTTCCCGCGTTTTCCTCAGCGCGCGCACCGGCCAGGGCGTCGATTTGCTGCGCGAGGCGGTGGTCGAATGGGCCAAGGCGGCGCCCGGCGCCAGGCTGAACCAGGCCTACCCGACAGGCGACACAGAAGAATTCGAAGAAGCGGATCTGGCGGACGAAGGGGAGGCAGCCGACGGCGACGCCGACTCCATCTCCGACTCGGAAGCAGATAGCAGTCCCACCCCTAATCACGTTGGATCACACTGATGCGTGTCTCCTCAATTATGAAACGTCTTGGCCTCAAGCCGTCGCTGAACGATCCCCGCTGGGGCTCGGACAAGAAGGACGGCGAGCCGCAAGCGAACGAAGGCAAAAAGCCTGGCGAAGGCCCCCCCGACATGGAGCAGCTGTGGCGCGATTTCAATCAGCGCCTCAATAGCTTCTTCGGCCAGAAAAAAGGTCCCGACGGTCCCAATAACGGCGGCCCCGCCGGTCCAGGCGGACCGCGTCCCGATTCGGCAGGCATGCGCGCCACCGCCGGCGCGGTCGGCGTGGTGGCCTTGCTGATCTGGCTCGCCAGCGGCTCGTTCATCGTGCAGGAGGGCCAGACCGGTATCGTCTACACCTTCGGTAAAGTGAGCCACACCACCGGCTCCGGTTTCAACTGGCGCTGGCCGTATCCGTTCCAGCGCGACGAGACGGTCAAGGTCTCGCAGATGCGCATGATCGAAGTGGGCTACCGCGGCAACGTCAAGAACAAGCAGACCGGCGAATCGCTGATGCTGACCGACGACGAGAACATCATCGACATGCAGTTCGCGGTGCAGTTCAAGCTGAAGGACCCGGTCGCATGGCTGATGAACAACCGCGATGAAGAGGAGACGGTGCGCCAGGTCGCCGAGACCTCGATCCGCGAAATCGTCGGCAAGAACAAGATGGACTTCGTGCTGTACGAGGGCCGCGACAAGGTCGCCTTCGAAACGCAGCAGCTGATGCAGGTGATCCTCGACCGCTACGCCTCCGGCGTGCTGATTTCGAACGTCACGCTGCAGGCGGTGCAGCCGCCGGAGCAGGTGCAGGGCGCCTTCGACGACGCCGTCAAGGCCGGCCAGGATCTGGAACGCCAGAAGAACGAAGGCCAGGCCTACGCCAACGACGTCATTCCGAAGGCGCGCGGCTACGCTTCGCGTCTGCTGCAGGAGGCCGAAGCCTATCGCTCGATGGTCACCGAAAACGCCACCGGTAACGCGGCCCGCTTCAAGCAGGTGCTGACCGAGTACCAGAAGGCGCCGGGCGTGACGCGCGACCGCATGTATCTGGAAACCATGCAGCAGATTTATTCGAGCGCCAGCAAGGTGATGGTCGACGCCAAGAGCGGCAGCAATCTGCTGTATCTGCCGCTGGACAAACTGATCGCCCAGGCGGCGGCCACCGACGCCACGGCGGCGGCCAAGGCGGCGACGCCACCGGCGACGGCGACGTTGCCGTCGGAAGTCATGCCATCGGTTGAAGTAACCCGCCAGCGCGATTCGCGCTCGCGCGAGTCCGGACGTGACCGGGAGGGTCGTTAATGAATCGCATAGCTAGTTCCCTCATTGCTGTTTTCGTCGCGTTGCTGTTGCTGTCGTCGATGGTGTTCGTCGTTGACCAGCGCAAGTACGCGATCGTCTTCGCGCTGGGCCAGATCAAGGAAGTCATCCGCGAGCCGGGGCTGCACTTCAAACTGCCGCCGCCGTTCCAGAACGTGCTGTATCTGGATAACCGCATCCTGACGATCGAGTCGGCCGACGCCGAGCGCTTCATCACCGCCGAGAAGATGAACATCTTGGTTGACAGCTTCGTCAAGTGGCGCATCGGCCGCAACGAAGGCCAGGCCAAGCTGTATTACGTCACCTTCGGCGGCGACGAGACCCGCGCGCGCGACCGCATGTCGGTCATCGTCAAGGCGGCGCTGAACGAGGAAATCACCAAGCACACCGTGAGCGAAGTCATTTCGGGCAAGCGCGGGCAGGTGATGGAGGCGATCCGCACCAAGGTGGTCCAGGAAGCGGCGCAGATCGGCGTCGAGATCATCGACGTGCGCCTGAAGCGCGTCGAATATGTCGAGCAGATTAACAACTCGGTGTACGAGCGCATGAAGGCCGAGCGCCTGCGCGTGGCCAACGAGCTGCGTTCGACCGGCGCCGCCGAATCGGAGAAGATCCGCGCCGACGCCGACCGTCAGCGTGCCGTGATCCTGGCCGAGGCGTATCGCGAAGCGGAAACGATGCGCGGCGAGGGCGACGCCAAGGCGTCGGCCATCTACGCCGAGGCGTTCGGCCGCAATCCGGAGTTCTACAAGTTCTATCGCAGCCTGGAAGCGTACCGCGCCACGTTCAAAAACCATGGCGACGTGATGGTGATGGATTCGAGCTCGGACTACTTCAAGTACTTCAAGAGCTCGGGCACCGGCGGCGCGCCGTCGGCACCGGCGGCGCCGAAGAAGTAAACCCGGCAAGCTTAAGCGAGACGCCCGCGTCCCAGCTTAAGGGTCGTACCCCAAGGGGTACGACCCTGCATGGCAGTGCGGGTTAAGCCGGCAATCAGCCTCCGCAGAGCCAATTTTTCCCTCCCCCCACGCATTTTCGCGTAAAATATCAGGTTCGGCCCGCCGCTTTTATGGCAGCGCCACGTTCGCCGCATTATTCGTTTTTTAATTTTTCCGTATCCAGTTTCCCATGCCGAATTGGCTTTTGCCCGAGAATATCGCCGACGTTTTGCCGTCGGAAGCCCGCAAGATTGAAGAACTGCGTCGT encodes:
- the hflC gene encoding protease modulator HflC; this translates as MNRIASSLIAVFVALLLLSSMVFVVDQRKYAIVFALGQIKEVIREPGLHFKLPPPFQNVLYLDNRILTIESADAERFITAEKMNILVDSFVKWRIGRNEGQAKLYYVTFGGDETRARDRMSVIVKAALNEEITKHTVSEVISGKRGQVMEAIRTKVVQEAAQIGVEIIDVRLKRVEYVEQINNSVYERMKAERLRVANELRSTGAAESEKIRADADRQRAVILAEAYREAETMRGEGDAKASAIYAEAFGRNPEFYKFYRSLEAYRATFKNHGDVMVMDSSSDYFKYFKSSGTGGAPSAPAAPKK
- the hflK gene encoding FtsH protease activity modulator HflK is translated as MKRLGLKPSLNDPRWGSDKKDGEPQANEGKKPGEGPPDMEQLWRDFNQRLNSFFGQKKGPDGPNNGGPAGPGGPRPDSAGMRATAGAVGVVALLIWLASGSFIVQEGQTGIVYTFGKVSHTTGSGFNWRWPYPFQRDETVKVSQMRMIEVGYRGNVKNKQTGESLMLTDDENIIDMQFAVQFKLKDPVAWLMNNRDEEETVRQVAETSIREIVGKNKMDFVLYEGRDKVAFETQQLMQVILDRYASGVLISNVTLQAVQPPEQVQGAFDDAVKAGQDLERQKNEGQAYANDVIPKARGYASRLLQEAEAYRSMVTENATGNAARFKQVLTEYQKAPGVTRDRMYLETMQQIYSSASKVMVDAKSGSNLLYLPLDKLIAQAAATDATAAAKAATPPATATLPSEVMPSVEVTRQRDSRSRESGRDREGR